The following are from one region of the Leptospira selangorensis genome:
- a CDS encoding carboxyl transferase domain-containing protein produces the protein MIPTRKPEPDSFTQGILSIPEIDSVIRELKILNPGRSEKKEILPERKGVLKKILIANRGEIAKRFFLALREEGIRSVAVVTDPDREQSWYESADEILYIGSSDKYTNSQTIIAAALLSDANAVYPGYGFLSEDFKFVESLEEASLIYKKNIIFMGPKASVMRKVGNKLDARKLALENGIPLLLGSGPITGGEEIAIQEAERIGYPIMIKLDSGGGGKGMVIVRNSKELLPAIESAVRIGLQSYGNGTFFFEKYVERPAHFEVQIFNSTAVGIRKCAVQRRNQKVVEESGETFLDDRTLLQLLSSAEKIAHISGYSEGCAAGTVEFLLDCETGNFGFLEMNTRLQVEYPVTDQSLGIDLAKWQILFFDGREQEIPYDSVIKRRFSDRNHSIQCRIYAEDPFQNYSPSPGKIKDLELPTFNGVRCDFGFRKGDRVLGDYDPMIGKLITTGTTREEALLRMERALSDLYIRGITTNIEQLIKLIRHDLFRSGEYDNLILSNNEELTKVEKESEEEGAIICSLTESVFITENDLKRSFRDRDLPKLLHSQESEYSLYEFELKSELKTYKTRLFRTSISSYRILLNGKDFGIIGVSARGELGEEFLVEFAGRTIPVRVDRRPSFHLVRFPDKQGKLRYLRFSILSKDKKSNISSEGILRSPFQGTFVKICNNPQTNEVWKEGEIIQEGDPILVISAMKMETVLIAPASGKLGYLLEHGDRNKLVRGMTASGMVLGKGLSEGEILAKIETEQKSETKKELENHNTSKGSIWEIWPSIETDTELKLPLVQKTSSSDLRTLLKSWILGTFREQDAIEKIDSILSNFEFSKLSDSENRLWGNFYIELLKFHVLVRRIFSSDPGTKFSHYGEIQRALSEWDTEGYNPPKTTKKLLSNAFHYYGIKPWSPLRRTKSQKDAFIFLVKAYANLREGKELIAKLLEKLSIYAPPTPSIDLALNGILYLEEREKESSLEKTVRRILNSRGNRPQKFKGGDATISRKHVFDYMRFLKSPWSSVSEDRSEILEEKFKKSFSENLPLIPENFDESLTSQIRKKLEYWQTQGSIKRLFSPSSGHFLYFLETEKEKQYILFSTLSAKPEKQTSRFDLETTAKVGACILQGAQIFKKLDIFRLEVLVSGFKVKFDPGSNEEEVFNYNNIMESAGSVLRFFLHGLYSQFTMDFLPENTEKTVTLSFFFKDGKLRMDIAHPNDPRFPYCIGTDPKDLSVFQKGKWPLECWISEVFDTESAKEITIPGTDGLLRKNPKTGKEEIYIPGAKIFEGKVGGKPALCFFKDSRVAGGATGDLEGRKYIAAAYYAYRKDLPLYIWNDGAGANIKEGMVSLNRAAEGFFMNSLLGANLKASEFRAAIESHSDPILKEVCSETEKKYGSEFRKYNSEDRPSLCFTVAVGTGSSTGLDVYGSSQASLQVLLNEDESYRVLTGSSVIESVTGEKFTNYEIGGAKIMGQATGTVDFVANDKIQLIWIIRRIQDSLLGCNPLQKEKSQSVISENWNVLDENELIHHSESGFFLPIKENYSGSGSLVSGFIRLGQTSVLSMGPRTNDGFHSLPCIIKAKESVRIAEKTGASLLLVYGSKWFRSSHLDDYDSLRPRRDFQKSLQNFKGACLHFVKNPEGLRVSELTSSADVWLLLEPNEKSKASVHKEFSNKKRWATFTSKNESEAYEIIKKFFHLLNHREIENSTVSKTEIKLPKEITVSYDMKEEIVQKILDENTFLEFGEWDPGSSLITGLGRIQGRTVAIIADQPKGGGSPDAPGTEKFRVFTEFANKHSIPLLMISDAPGFVPGTKQERARIQQIGGESLDVNVLSEIPVVSIVLRQNYGGRQIHAFSGFLRPGIAYYSLAEATLAVMGGNSAFDLFQGAKVSNLRKEGNIQEIESIQKEFFESFTKKSRADFDAKNTGVLDGTFGSVSDLREVLKTGLEEADLKLSHWRKNKNKYSEGEVYLCPKNSEEDWKDLILP, from the coding sequence ATGATACCTACAAGAAAACCAGAGCCAGATTCATTTACTCAAGGAATATTAAGTATTCCTGAAATAGATTCAGTTATAAGAGAATTAAAAATCCTAAATCCAGGACGTTCCGAAAAAAAGGAAATTCTACCGGAAAGAAAAGGAGTCCTAAAAAAGATACTGATCGCAAACAGGGGAGAGATTGCCAAAAGATTCTTTTTAGCGTTAAGAGAAGAAGGGATTCGTTCCGTTGCAGTAGTAACAGATCCGGACAGAGAACAATCTTGGTACGAATCCGCTGATGAGATCTTATACATTGGAAGTTCTGACAAATACACGAATTCACAGACAATCATAGCCGCTGCTCTACTTTCCGACGCAAATGCAGTTTATCCAGGATATGGATTTTTGTCCGAGGATTTCAAATTTGTAGAGTCTCTAGAAGAAGCGTCGCTTATATATAAAAAAAATATAATATTTATGGGGCCCAAAGCCTCCGTAATGAGGAAAGTGGGAAATAAACTGGATGCCAGAAAATTAGCATTAGAGAATGGTATCCCACTTTTATTAGGAAGTGGACCGATCACAGGCGGAGAAGAGATTGCAATCCAAGAAGCGGAAAGGATCGGCTATCCGATCATGATCAAGTTAGATAGTGGCGGTGGCGGAAAGGGAATGGTCATCGTTCGAAATTCTAAAGAATTACTTCCCGCAATAGAAAGTGCAGTTCGGATCGGTCTCCAATCTTACGGGAATGGGACCTTCTTCTTTGAAAAATATGTGGAGAGACCTGCTCACTTCGAAGTACAAATTTTCAACTCCACTGCGGTCGGTATCCGCAAATGTGCAGTACAAAGAAGAAACCAAAAGGTCGTGGAAGAAAGTGGAGAAACTTTTTTAGACGATAGGACCTTATTACAATTATTATCATCTGCAGAAAAGATCGCACATATCTCAGGTTACTCGGAAGGATGCGCTGCCGGAACTGTGGAATTCCTACTAGATTGTGAAACGGGCAATTTCGGATTTTTAGAAATGAATACCAGATTACAGGTAGAATATCCCGTAACGGATCAATCCCTCGGGATCGATCTAGCTAAATGGCAAATTTTATTCTTCGATGGAAGAGAACAAGAGATACCTTACGACTCGGTGATCAAAAGAAGATTCTCTGACAGAAATCATTCCATCCAATGTAGGATCTATGCAGAAGATCCATTTCAAAACTACTCACCTTCTCCGGGAAAAATAAAAGACCTGGAACTTCCGACTTTCAACGGAGTACGTTGCGATTTCGGCTTCAGAAAAGGTGATAGAGTTTTAGGTGATTATGATCCGATGATCGGAAAATTGATCACTACAGGAACCACAAGAGAAGAAGCTCTACTCAGAATGGAAAGAGCACTTTCCGATCTATACATCCGCGGTATCACCACAAATATTGAACAGTTAATAAAACTTATAAGACATGATCTTTTTCGCTCAGGAGAATATGATAATTTAATTTTATCTAATAATGAAGAGCTTACAAAAGTGGAGAAGGAGTCGGAAGAAGAAGGTGCAATTATCTGTTCTCTCACCGAATCCGTTTTTATAACGGAAAACGATCTGAAAAGATCTTTTAGAGATAGGGACCTTCCCAAATTACTTCATTCACAAGAATCCGAATATTCTCTTTATGAATTCGAATTAAAATCGGAATTGAAAACTTATAAAACACGTTTATTCCGAACTTCTATTTCTAGTTATAGAATTTTACTGAATGGAAAAGATTTCGGAATAATCGGAGTTTCCGCTCGAGGAGAATTAGGAGAAGAATTTTTAGTAGAATTCGCAGGGAGAACAATTCCTGTCCGAGTAGATCGAAGGCCTTCTTTTCACTTAGTAAGATTTCCGGATAAACAAGGAAAACTCAGATACCTAAGATTTTCTATTCTATCCAAAGACAAAAAGAGCAACATATCCAGCGAAGGAATATTACGTTCTCCTTTCCAAGGAACATTCGTAAAGATCTGCAATAATCCTCAAACGAATGAAGTATGGAAAGAAGGGGAAATCATCCAAGAAGGAGATCCTATCTTAGTCATTTCCGCAATGAAAATGGAAACCGTACTTATCGCACCTGCAAGCGGAAAACTGGGCTATCTATTAGAACATGGGGATAGAAACAAATTAGTCAGAGGAATGACTGCCTCCGGAATGGTTTTGGGAAAAGGATTAAGCGAAGGAGAAATTCTAGCAAAAATAGAAACGGAGCAGAAGTCCGAAACCAAAAAAGAATTAGAAAATCATAATACTTCCAAAGGATCCATCTGGGAGATCTGGCCTTCTATCGAGACGGATACGGAATTAAAACTTCCACTTGTCCAAAAAACTTCAAGCTCCGACCTAAGAACCTTATTGAAGTCCTGGATATTAGGAACCTTTAGGGAACAAGACGCGATAGAAAAGATAGATTCTATACTTTCTAATTTCGAATTTTCTAAACTTTCGGATTCCGAAAATCGTCTTTGGGGAAACTTCTATATAGAACTTTTGAAATTCCATGTATTAGTACGAAGAATATTCTCTTCCGATCCTGGGACTAAGTTTTCTCATTATGGAGAGATACAAAGAGCACTTTCCGAATGGGATACGGAAGGATATAATCCGCCTAAAACCACTAAAAAACTTTTATCTAATGCATTTCATTATTATGGAATAAAACCCTGGAGCCCTCTCCGCAGGACCAAATCCCAAAAAGATGCATTTATATTTTTAGTAAAAGCTTATGCGAATCTAAGAGAAGGGAAAGAGCTTATAGCAAAACTTCTGGAAAAACTTTCCATATATGCTCCGCCTACTCCTTCCATAGATCTTGCTTTGAACGGTATTTTGTATTTAGAAGAAAGAGAGAAGGAAAGTTCACTCGAAAAAACAGTCAGAAGAATATTAAACTCCAGAGGAAATCGCCCACAAAAATTCAAAGGGGGAGACGCGACCATCTCCAGAAAACATGTATTCGACTATATGCGCTTTCTAAAATCTCCTTGGTCCTCCGTTTCCGAAGATAGATCCGAAATTTTAGAGGAAAAATTCAAAAAATCTTTTTCTGAAAATTTACCATTGATCCCCGAAAACTTCGATGAATCCCTCACTTCCCAAATCCGAAAAAAATTGGAATATTGGCAAACCCAAGGAAGTATCAAGAGACTATTCTCTCCCAGTTCGGGACATTTCCTGTATTTTCTGGAGACTGAAAAAGAAAAACAATACATACTCTTCTCCACCTTAAGTGCAAAACCGGAAAAACAAACTTCAAGATTCGATTTGGAAACTACCGCAAAAGTAGGAGCATGTATCTTACAAGGTGCTCAAATATTCAAAAAACTAGATATTTTCAGATTAGAAGTACTTGTTTCCGGATTCAAAGTAAAATTCGATCCGGGCTCCAATGAGGAAGAAGTATTCAATTATAATAATATAATGGAATCGGCAGGATCCGTTCTTCGATTCTTTTTACATGGATTGTACAGCCAGTTCACAATGGACTTTCTCCCGGAAAATACCGAAAAGACAGTCACACTTTCCTTCTTCTTTAAAGATGGAAAACTTAGAATGGATATTGCCCACCCTAATGATCCAAGATTTCCTTACTGCATAGGAACGGATCCAAAAGACCTATCCGTTTTTCAAAAAGGAAAATGGCCTTTGGAATGTTGGATCTCCGAAGTATTTGATACAGAGTCTGCAAAAGAGATCACAATACCCGGAACGGATGGACTTCTCAGAAAAAATCCTAAAACAGGCAAAGAAGAGATCTATATCCCGGGAGCAAAAATATTCGAAGGAAAGGTAGGCGGAAAACCTGCTTTATGCTTTTTTAAAGATTCTAGAGTAGCGGGCGGAGCTACCGGAGATTTAGAAGGAAGAAAATATATAGCTGCCGCGTACTATGCGTATCGAAAGGATCTTCCTCTATATATTTGGAACGATGGAGCGGGAGCTAATATAAAAGAAGGAATGGTTTCTTTAAACAGAGCTGCGGAAGGTTTCTTCATGAATTCACTTTTAGGCGCAAACTTGAAAGCCTCCGAATTCAGAGCCGCAATTGAATCACATTCGGATCCAATCTTAAAAGAAGTATGTTCTGAAACCGAAAAAAAATATGGATCAGAATTCAGAAAATATAACTCGGAAGACAGACCTAGTCTTTGTTTTACGGTCGCAGTCGGGACAGGCTCTTCTACTGGGTTAGATGTTTACGGATCTTCTCAAGCATCTTTGCAAGTTCTTTTAAATGAAGACGAGTCTTATCGAGTTCTAACCGGATCTTCCGTGATAGAATCAGTAACCGGCGAAAAGTTTACCAATTATGAGATCGGCGGTGCTAAAATTATGGGCCAGGCCACAGGCACAGTCGATTTTGTTGCCAATGATAAAATCCAGCTCATTTGGATAATCAGAAGAATACAGGATTCTTTGTTGGGATGTAATCCTCTTCAAAAAGAAAAAAGCCAAAGTGTTATATCAGAAAATTGGAATGTTTTAGATGAAAACGAACTCATTCATCATTCTGAAAGCGGATTTTTCTTACCGATCAAAGAAAACTATTCAGGTTCGGGATCTTTAGTTTCAGGATTCATTCGATTGGGTCAAACTTCTGTACTTTCTATGGGACCGAGAACAAATGATGGATTTCATTCTCTTCCATGTATTATCAAAGCAAAAGAATCCGTTCGGATTGCGGAGAAAACGGGCGCAAGTTTACTTTTAGTCTATGGAAGCAAATGGTTCAGAAGTTCTCATTTGGATGATTATGATTCCTTAAGGCCGAGAAGAGATTTCCAAAAATCATTACAAAACTTTAAAGGAGCCTGCTTACATTTTGTTAAAAATCCGGAAGGACTTAGAGTTTCAGAACTAACCTCTAGTGCGGACGTATGGCTTCTTTTAGAACCGAATGAAAAAAGTAAGGCTTCCGTCCATAAAGAATTCTCCAATAAAAAAAGATGGGCGACATTTACTTCTAAAAATGAATCGGAAGCTTACGAGATCATTAAAAAATTCTTCCATTTATTAAATCATAGGGAAATTGAAAATTCTACAGTGAGTAAAACTGAGATCAAACTTCCGAAAGAAATCACTGTTTCCTACGATATGAAGGAAGAGATTGTTCAGAAAATTTTAGATGAGAATACTTTCTTAGAATTCGGAGAATGGGACCCAGGCTCCAGCTTGATCACAGGACTTGGAAGGATACAGGGAAGAACAGTCGCGATCATTGCAGACCAACCGAAAGGAGGAGGTTCCCCCGACGCACCGGGCACAGAAAAATTCAGGGTATTCACCGAGTTTGCAAACAAACACTCAATTCCTTTATTAATGATTTCTGATGCTCCAGGTTTTGTTCCAGGCACCAAACAAGAAAGAGCAAGGATACAACAGATCGGTGGAGAATCTTTGGATGTAAATGTTCTCTCTGAGATTCCCGTAGTTTCTATCGTATTAAGACAAAATTACGGCGGAAGACAGATACATGCATTCAGCGGATTTTTAAGACCGGGAATCGCGTATTATTCCTTAGCAGAAGCAACTCTTGCGGTAATGGGAGGAAATTCCGCGTTCGATCTTTTCCAAGGAGCAAAAGTTTCCAATCTCAGAAAAGAAGGGAATATTCAAGAAATTGAATCTATCCAAAAGGAATTTTTCGAATCATTCACTAAAAAGTCGAGAGCGGATTTTGATGCAAAAAATACCGGAGTTTTGGATGGAACCTTCGGATCTGTTTCCGACTTAAGGGAAGTTCTAAAAACAGGGTTAGAAGAAGCGGATCTCAAACTTTCCCATTGGAGAAAAAATAAAAACAAATACTCCGAAGGTGAAGTATATCTCTGCCCTAAAAACTCGGAAGAAGATTGGAAGGATCTAATCTTACCTTAG
- a CDS encoding holo-ACP synthase → MMKLESQPLPSFESVANPYASVGVDLTYIPEFKESLQDKATFFFKITFTDWERKKGQTKPENQRASFFAGRYAAKEALIKALDGYRLFQKPDLNVNYSEIEIRNDDYGRPYFRFYGNFETYLNNLKPNSIRLSISHTGDYAFSEVLLIF, encoded by the coding sequence ATGATGAAATTAGAATCACAACCTCTTCCTAGTTTTGAATCCGTTGCCAACCCTTACGCTTCCGTAGGAGTGGATCTTACTTATATTCCTGAGTTCAAGGAAAGTTTGCAGGATAAGGCTACCTTCTTCTTTAAGATTACTTTTACGGATTGGGAAAGGAAGAAGGGACAGACAAAACCTGAAAATCAAAGAGCAAGTTTTTTTGCGGGAAGATACGCAGCGAAAGAAGCTCTCATTAAGGCATTGGATGGATATCGTTTATTCCAAAAACCGGATCTAAACGTTAACTATTCGGAAATAGAAATACGTAATGACGATTATGGCCGTCCCTATTTTCGTTTTTACGGAAATTTTGAAACTTATCTGAACAACTTAAAACCGAATTCAATTCGGTTGAGCATCAGTCATACGGGGGATTATGCATTTTCCGAAGTCCTCCTGATATTTTAG